The Motacilla alba alba isolate MOTALB_02 chromosome 22, Motacilla_alba_V1.0_pri, whole genome shotgun sequence nucleotide sequence GAGGGAGGGTAAAGCAGCGCTTTTCCTGCccttgctgcagctggctctggatCTGTGCCCTGCAAGCTGAAGTTTCCTTTGCTGGTGTCCTTTAGGAATaacctgggaatggctgggggtctgccctgggctggcgtccctctctctgctgctgtccctgggcgTGTtcctccttgcagcagcagggggaagGGTAATTTGCACACCCTCtggccttgcagcagcagctggaggaggagaagactCGGGTAGCCctgatgaagcagcagcaggcagagcaggagcagttCCACGCCTTCGAGGAGATGATccggcagcaggagctggagaaggagcgCCTGAGGATAGTGCAGGAGTTTGGGAAGCCAGAGCCGGAGTCTGTGGATGGACCCCTCATCCCTGGCGTGGAAAAGCCCCCGACAGATTTAACCCCAAAGGTTCCGGTCTCTCCGCTTCACCCAGCAAGTCCATCAGCGGGGACTGTGCCGTCCAAACCTCCTGTTGTGGACAGATCTTTGAAGCCCAGTGCTTTGGGGAGCACAGAGAACAGTTAGTACCCCTTGGGGcagctcttctccctgctggggctgagccaaACACggccagcttctctgggaagctCTTGGAATTTCCTGCTCATGGGTGGGGGTTTGCTCTCCTGGCTCACTGGGTGCTGTCCTCCCTGCTCTTGCAGGGTCTGCAGCCTGTCTGCCTCTCCTTGATGCTAATACTTGCTGGAGATTGGGGTTtagctcctggctgggctgagtGAATCCTCCTCCTGACCAAATCCCACTAAATGTGCTTCCAAACCACTGATCCAGGCGCGTCCAGGGGCTGAGTGCTGCCCCGTGACACATCCTGCTTGAAATGACCATTTCTGAGCGTGTGTGGTTTCATGTTTAGTAACCAAACACTGCTTTTAACCCCCTGCCAGaggatcctgcccctctgcaccTCCCTTTCCCTGTTCTGAGAGGTGCCACCCGTCCTTTACCAAGCGTCACACCGTGTCACAGTGACACGTTTCCCTGAGGCCACCACTGGAAGGTGACTTTGCCACCCCGGGTGGATTTTCCCCGTGTCATCCCTTCAGATCCTGCCCTGAGGGACCTTTTCCCGCAGCGTTCCTGCCTCTGCTCACCGTGCTCCCTGCTCCCCGCAGGTGCAGCTGTGGATGTCCTTCGCCAGGTCATtgtccccagggagctgtgccacaagttcctgcagctggcagatgCCAACACCGTGCGGGGCGTGGAGACCTGTGGGATCCTCTGTGGGAAGCTGGTAAGGAAACGGCCCCCGTGGGGACCCCAAAAGTGGCACAGGGGCTCTTGTCACAGTGCCACGGCTTTGGAAGTGGCTCAGGCAGCCTGGTTTTTGTCCTGGGTTCTTCAGTGTGGTGTCAGGAGTGTTGGGGATGACGTGCCTCTCCCTTTCCTCATTTTTGGGTTAGAGTTTCTCCACCCTGAGTCCCCATTCAGCTTCTTCTGTCCCACTGGTGGCATTCCTTGTCCTTTTGGTGTCCCAGCTGGTGGCCCTCAGGCTGACAGGACGTTGTGTCCCCCCCAGACTTTGCGTGCCCGGGttttgctggcagctccagcccatctGCCCCGAGCCACTCCCAGTTTGCTTTGAAATGGAATCGTTTGATGGAGCAACTTCCTGCAGTCCAGCTGCTTCCAGACTCTGGGGATGCTTTAGGGATGAGGCATGGTCCCTTTGGAGTGGAGAGCTGGGTCTGGGGGTGTCCAGGGCTTCTCTGAGCTCCTGGGggtgctctgcacagcagggagAATGAAACggggaaaaaatcctggaactccttaggaaaaaatcctggaactccttaggaaaaaatcctggaactccttaggaaaaaatcctggaactccttaggaaaaaatcctggaactccttagaaaaaaatcctggaactccttaggaaaaaatcctggaactgcgtggagctgcagctgcagatgggTGGTGGATGCATCCctgtgtaggaatgtgccctcTGTTGAGGGAGTAACCAAATTATTCTTTGTCTCCTTCAAAAGGCAAGAACCCCAGAagtttttcccctcagtttggTACAAAGACACCTCATAAGACCTTTGAGACTTCACTTCAAACTTGGGGCTGCCTGATTGGGCAGAGGCCAAGAGCTCTGGCCTAGGTAATTcaccagaaaaagaagagaactgTGGAAATAATCccttttgtgaggtgttttagCAAGAGCAAAAAGCTCTCGCCCTTAGCTCAGTGTTTCTCTGTGAaagctttgttattttgcctttttttaaactttcctgTTTCCAACACTACCTCGAGAGCCATCCTGCTCATCTGACGCCACTCATGGCAGCTGAACTCTCAGGTGTGACAAGTTCTCTCAGAGCTCCTAGCTCAAAGAGAAAAGCATCATCCGTGGGCTGGTCCCAAGGCTCAGGAAGGTCCCTCACACCTGGGGGTCACAGCTGCCCCTGGTGGCCCTGCCTTGCAGATGAGGAACGAGTTCACCGTCACCCACGTCATCGTCCCCAAGCAGCTGGGGGGCCCCGACTCCTGCACCACGGAGAGCGAGGAGGAGCTCTTTGTCATCCAGGACCAGCACGGCCTCGTCACCCTGGGCTGGATCCACGTGAGTCTCCTTGCCCTGGCACCGCCCCGAGgggaagggctgctggagcagaagttACTGCAGGAGATGGCAGAGAAtgggcagcagcctctgcttctctctgcagcagcctcgGTCACTTCTCTGCTGGGGAAATCCAGGCCTGCCCCGTGTTTGGGTCCCTTCCTAAAGCATCAAGGCCTTTGAGAAGGAAGGGGGAGAGGTTTAAATGAGATACTGAGGAAACTGCTCCCtgtgaggaaggaggaaaggttTAGAGGAGATACTGGTTAGAAactgttccctgtgagggtggaaGCCCTTGCACAGGTTCCcggagaagctggggctgcccctgaatccctggaagtgcccaaggccaggctggagcagcctggggcagtgccaggtgtccctgccatggcaggggtggcactggatgggctttaaggtccctccaacccaaagcattccacaGCTCCATGAATGAcaccccagctgtgtcccctgtgccctgcagggagctgtgcctgctctgccaaGCTTCCCTTGGCACACGGGATCCCCTGGGAGGGTTCCCAGCCTCTCagtgctgtcccctgtccctgctgcagaccCACCCCACCCAGACAGCCTTCCTGTCCAGCGTGGACCTGCACACCCACTGCTCCTACCAGATGATGCTGCCGGAGTCCATCGCCATAGTGTGCTCTCCCAAGTACCAGGAGTGAGTGTGGGGCTCCAGGAGTGAGTGTGGGGTGCCAGGAGGGAGTGTGGGGCTCCAGGAGTGGGTGTGGGGCTCCAGGAGTGGGTGTGGGGCTCCAGGAAGGGAGTGTGGGGCTCCAGGAAGGGAGTGTGGGGCTCCAGGAAGGGAGTGTGGGGCTCCAGGAGTGGGTGTGGGGCGCCAGGAGTGTGGGTTGGGCAGGCTGTTCCTCTGCCTGGGCTGTCAGGCACAGTCTTCCTCCCTCAgatccctgctgggatgggatgggatgggaccCGACCcacaggatgggatgggatccgtgggatgggatgggatccgtgggatgggatgggatccgtgggatgggatgggatccacgggatgggatgggatccatgggatgggatgggatccacgggatgggatccatgggatgggatgggatgggatccgtgggatgggatgggatccacgggatgggatgggatgggatccacgGGATGGGATccgtgggatgggatgggatccgtGGGATGGCATCCATGGGATCTCACGTCGCCTGTGGGACTGGGCAGCTCCGTGAGCTCTTCCCGTGGCTGTGTCCAGGCAGGGCTTGCCCGCCCCTGGCAGGAGGTTCAGGGGAGGAGTTTCCCAGGACCTGGGGTGTCCCTCAGGCTCggtctctgctcctgctggggacGAGCAGCCCCGAGTGCCCGGGGATGGGCTGggcctgcagaggctgcagctgcagagccgCTGTTGCTCGCTCCAGGACAGGGTTCTTCAGGCTGACGGAGCACGGCCTGGAGGAGATCTCATCCTGCCGGCAGAAGGGCTTCCACCCGCACCCCAAAGACCCCCCTCTGTTCACAGTGAGTtccctgggggctctggggaggggctgcctgtgctggacGCTGGGCTTGGCTTAAatccaccctgagctgctgggctggggctggaggctcagcctggcaggggctgctctcccagagaggagctgcaggagcttccCGAGgttctgcaggtgctgcagagctgcaggagcagtgtggGACAGCAGCCCGGGGCTGTCTGGGGGGTGGGATTTGTGTCTGGGGCCTGCCCTGATCCCTGTGTGGCACCGGGCAGGGCCAGCGCTTGGGGTGATGCAGGAGCTGGATCCAAGGGCTGTTCTGGGGCAGCACAGGTTGTGTCAGGAGGTGGAGGAGACTCACCTGAGCTGTGGGAACACCTGGATAACCCCTGTCCCCTCTTGTCCTCTCTTCCAGACCTGCAGCCACGTGTCGGTAGTGGAGAGAGACGTGGTGCTGCTGGATCTCCGATAAGCCTCTTGCCTTGTCCCCTCTCAGGACCCACCCTCCTTCCTTTAGGCCCAGGCAGTCTGTTCTCCTCTCCTGTAGCAGATGATCTCCACCAGGCAGcgatccctccctcccttccccacgGTGCAGTGGGATCCCTGCCCTCGGCGGGAGCCCTGGAACCTCGGTGCCCGGCTCCAGGCGTGGGGAGGAGCCAGCTGGGAGCTCGGAGACAGAAGGCAACACTAAAGCAATTGTTTAACTCTAATCCACGGCCTCCTGGGGAGGTTCTCTGTGACTTGCTGCAACCCTGAGGTGTGCAAAACCTCTTCAAGTGCTTTTGGGACTCGGCCACTTTAACCCGTGCCCTGTTCTATCCCTCGTTCTGTGCTGCTCGGTCTCAGCACAGCTTCCAGGAGCAGATAAACCTTTCCTGTGGTTTAAACCCAATCCTTGCTGATCCTTGAGCCCCACACCAGCTCCGTGCTGCCTGGCGGTACTCGTgtgtctgcctggggaggggaagagggCCCAAGGGATCCTTTGGGATCCCTCTGTCAGCATTTCAGGGCTGGAAATCCCGGGATTGGCCCTGCTTTGCATCCCAGCAGTGTTTAGGGATGCCCGGGCACTCATCCCTTTTCCTGGCCTGGTGTTACCATGGAGGAGCTGGGTCTGGCTGCCACCACCACTCTAAGATGGGATTCCAGGGGCTTTGACCACTCCAATCCCACTCCAGGATGGGGTTCCAGGAGCTTTGGCCACTCCCATCCCATTCCAAGATGGAATTCCAGCAGCTTTGACCACTCCAATCCCACTTCAAGATGGGATTCCGGAAGCTTTGACCACTTCATCCCACTCCAAGATGGGGTTCCAGCAGCTTTGACcatttccatcccattccaagATGGGATTCCAGCATTCCAaggtggcagaggaggaaggaagcagcagcattccaaggtggcagaggaggaaggaagcagcagcattccaaggtggcagaggaggagggaagcagcagcattccaaggtggcagaggaggagggaagcagcagcattccaaggtggcagaggaggagggaagcagcagcattccaaggtggcagaggaggaaggaagcagcagcattccaaggtggcagaggaggagggaagcagcagcgTTCCAGCATTCCAaggtggcagaggaggagggaagcagcagcattccaaggtggcagaggaggaaggaagcagcagcattccaaggtggcagaggaggagggaagcagcagcattccaaggtggcaggcagctgtgccaggcgTGCTGCGCATCCCCGGCAGGGTGGGATGGTCGGCAcatggggaaggggaggggaaggggctggagctgccctccCACCTGGAATGCGAACATCGCCGTGGCTTTGTGTCTGGCACACATGGATGGGATTATCCGGGCTggattttcccctccttttcccgGAGCTCTCCGCGGGGTGGGGTCTGCCCCGGGGGGATCCGTTCCTTTGGGCTCGCCGCCTTTGCGTGACaagtgctgctccagcttttCCCCAGTCGCTTTTGGGAAcgggctgggaggggagaggggggcCTTGGGGGCATCTCTGGGAACTCGTTCTCAGCCCTAATTAATTGAAGCCGTGCTCGGGAGGGGGATGCAGTTTCCGTGGTGttcatcccacagctcctcGCCCCGAGGGCTCCCCCGGAGCAGCAGCGTGGGGACACCGAGTGCAAACTCACATCttgcaaagcaaaagcagaaaaatcacatcttgcaaagcaaaagcagaaacatcaCATCTTGCAAAACAGCAATTCCTTCAGATCCGTGGGGATTTATCCCAGctccacatccctgcagctcttgggtgtcagctggctccaggagaggagctggtggcacTTTTGTGTTGTCCCAGTGACTCTGGTGAACCTTCCCAGGGAATTTTCCACGTTCCTTGGAGCAGGGGGTTCCTCAGGTCAGGGTCTGCTGCCACctccctcccagtgctgctccctgagctctcCCACCTTTTCCATCCCAATTtccaccccagctccctgcatcCTCACTTTGTGTGCCGGTGAATGTCAAtatccaggcactgctgcccagcctggctctccagctgtgccagatgTGACTGTCACACCCTAAAGCCGCCCGAACTCGGCATGGGTTTGGGAGGAGCTGAGCCCGAGGATCAGCCGCGCTCAGCAGTGATTTACTGCCTCGTGTGTTCCGGGGGGATCCCGCGGGCAGGGAGCGATGGGCGACGCTTCTCTCCGCCTCAGCAGCGGGCACGCATCCACATCTCTCTTTTCTCGCCTCCGCCCGTCCTCAGCAGCATCCCCGCAGCTTCCAGGCGGGATCGTTCCCCCCGAGGGCGGCGCCGGCACCGGGGCTCGGGGAAGGCCGCGCCGCTCGTCCCTCGCCCGTGCCGGGGGATGCCTGGCGTTCCTGCGAGCATCCCGGGCCCGCCGGCCGCGGGATTGGCTGCGGGGGCCAAACCTTGCCTTTTTAGGCTGCGCCCGGCTCCCGCTCGGGGCTGCGCTgccgccggccccggggctgctcgGGGATGCCCCCGGGCACGGAGCGGCCCCAGGCGGAGCGatgggggctggggggctcgggggggctgGGAGCGGTGCAGGGCTCGGGGGTGcctgtggggtttgggaatGTGCCCCTGCCTGGGGTGGGATctgtgcccagggtgggatcTGTACCAGGATGGGATCTGTACCAGGATGGGATCCTGTACCCAGGACGGGATCCTGTACCCAGGGTGGGATCCTGTATCCAGTGTGGGATCTGTACCCAGGACAGGATCCTGCCACCCAGGTTGGGATCTGTACCAGGATGGGATCCTCTACCCAGGATGGGATCTGTTCCCAGGGTGGGATCTGTTCCCAGGGTGGGATCCTCTACCCAGCGTGGCTCCCTCCACACGaggctctccagctgctgcctccatcACCCCCTCTGCGCTCCCCACGCTGCCGGGTTtggggttagggttagggttagggttagggttagggttagggttagcCTCTCCCCTCGGTGAGCTCATGTTTGGCGGGGACCCAGCCGGGCTGCCTGTGAGGTGACAGCAGGACCCGGGGCTGGGGGCGtggggggacaccaggggcagggcaggggacacaTCCAGCCCCTGTGAGCTGCTCCACAGGGAAAGGGACCTGGCAGAGCCAtgcctggggacacggggctgaGGATGGGCTGGCGGGCTGGGGACACTGTCCTGCTCTCGGGGGTGACACATGGGACACAACCAtgcctggggacacggggctgaGGATGGGCTGGCGGGCTGGGGACACTGTCCTGCTCTCGGGGGTGACACATGGGACACAGCCATCCTTTGGGGACACTGTGGCTGTGAACGGACTGGCAGTGGTGGGGATGCAccatgtccctgtcctgccccgTGGGGTGACAGCCCAGGGCCATTCCCTCCCTCTGGAACCAGGGGGACACCAGGACCTTTGTGTCCCTTGCCCGTGGTGACACCCACAACTCCCGGTCACTGCTCCAGTGCCGGGATGTCCCCGCCCCGAGCACAGCTGGGGATCAGCCCGGGCCtgccgtgcctcagtttccctggaGCCCTCCCGAGCTCCGGGGGGTGACTCGGGGgcacctctgctgcctcccccGGGAGACTCCCTGCTGAGGGCCCGTTGTCCTTAAAAAGGCAGCCGGGAGCTCGGGAGCCTCTGGTTGGCCTCCacaggggccagggctggggctgggggcggccccggcccccccggGCTGTGTCCGGGCTCGGGGACAGCTCCCGCCGTGTCCCCTGGGGGGGTCTGAGCTGCTCCCCGCTCCAGAATCCCCCCGGGAGGGATCAGACCCGGGCTCGCCCTCTCTGCCCGCTCGGCATCGGGACCCACAGC carries:
- the LOC119710824 gene encoding STAM-binding protein isoform X1, yielding MPGAGGASLAPEERVRRLVRAGSSVQVSEDVPPRRYFRSGVEMLRMATVYCQEGNLEHAFILYHKYITLFIEKLPQHRDYKNAAIPEKRETVRKLKEVAFPRAEELKEELLKRYAQDYAKYKEQEQQLEEEKTRVALMKQQQAEQEQFHAFEEMIRQQELEKERLRIVQEFGKPEPESVDGPLIPGVEKPPTDLTPKVPVSPLHPASPSAGTVPSKPPVVDRSLKPSALGSTENSAAVDVLRQVIVPRELCHKFLQLADANTVRGVETCGILCGKLMRNEFTVTHVIVPKQLGGPDSCTTESEEELFVIQDQHGLVTLGWIHTHPTQTAFLSSVDLHTHCSYQMMLPESIAIVCSPKYQETGFFRLTEHGLEEISSCRQKGFHPHPKDPPLFTTCSHVSVVERDVVLLDLR
- the LOC119710824 gene encoding STAM-binding protein isoform X2, giving the protein MPGAGGASLAPEERVRRLVRAGSSVQVSEDVPPRRYFRSGVEMLRMATVYCQEGNLEHAFILYHKYITLFIEKLPQHRDYKNAAIPEKRETVRKLKEVAFPRAEELKEELLKRYAQDYAKYKEQEQLEEEKTRVALMKQQQAEQEQFHAFEEMIRQQELEKERLRIVQEFGKPEPESVDGPLIPGVEKPPTDLTPKVPVSPLHPASPSAGTVPSKPPVVDRSLKPSALGSTENSAAVDVLRQVIVPRELCHKFLQLADANTVRGVETCGILCGKLMRNEFTVTHVIVPKQLGGPDSCTTESEEELFVIQDQHGLVTLGWIHTHPTQTAFLSSVDLHTHCSYQMMLPESIAIVCSPKYQETGFFRLTEHGLEEISSCRQKGFHPHPKDPPLFTTCSHVSVVERDVVLLDLR
- the LOC119710824 gene encoding STAM-binding protein isoform X3; translation: MPGAGGASLAPEERVRRLVRAGSSVQVSEDVPPRRYFRSGVEMLRMATVYCQEGNLEHAFILYHKLFIEKLPQHRDYKNAAIPEKRETVRKLKEVAFPRAEELKEELLKRYAQDYAKYKEQEQQLEEEKTRVALMKQQQAEQEQFHAFEEMIRQQELEKERLRIVQEFGKPEPESVDGPLIPGVEKPPTDLTPKVPVSPLHPASPSAGTVPSKPPVVDRSLKPSALGSTENSAAVDVLRQVIVPRELCHKFLQLADANTVRGVETCGILCGKLMRNEFTVTHVIVPKQLGGPDSCTTESEEELFVIQDQHGLVTLGWIHTHPTQTAFLSSVDLHTHCSYQMMLPESIAIVCSPKYQETGFFRLTEHGLEEISSCRQKGFHPHPKDPPLFTTCSHVSVVERDVVLLDLR